One genomic window of Mucilaginibacter sp. SJ includes the following:
- a CDS encoding glycosyltransferase, whose protein sequence is MHSPQITVLMPAYNAGKYIREAITSVLEQSFTDFELLIVNDGSTDNTTDVIKSFNDERIVVLSQGNKGVAAALNNGLRHARAPYIARFDADDVCYPYRLQVQYDFITSHPYYSIIGSGVDYTDVNGALIFTWQPDALSHNEIRQLSYRICPFIHSSVFYKRDAVLKAGGYNELAYTFEDHFLWAAILKHEKAFNLNQPLIKVRLNAESITIDEKWRTGRFRQIKYNTLRKGSITEAEGRQLSEIGIKQLSPRIKKGAYYALLGKKYLWNNYQPEKARKNLLKTLSISPLHLKNYFLLLMSFLPERTLMSLYQLGKRNFRLAEAELPTAVLNQNELNYGG, encoded by the coding sequence ATGCATAGCCCTCAAATTACTGTTTTAATGCCTGCTTATAATGCCGGAAAATATATTCGAGAGGCCATTACATCGGTGCTTGAGCAATCGTTTACTGATTTTGAGCTGCTCATTGTAAATGATGGCTCAACTGATAACACGACCGATGTTATTAAATCATTTAACGATGAGCGTATCGTGGTTTTGAGCCAGGGAAACAAAGGCGTAGCTGCGGCCCTCAATAACGGTTTACGCCATGCGAGGGCGCCATATATAGCCCGTTTCGACGCCGATGATGTATGCTATCCTTATCGCCTGCAGGTTCAGTATGATTTCATCACATCACACCCTTATTATAGCATTATTGGTTCGGGAGTTGACTATACTGATGTTAACGGCGCCCTGATATTTACCTGGCAACCTGATGCCCTGAGCCATAACGAGATCAGGCAGCTCAGTTACAGAATTTGTCCCTTCATCCACTCCAGTGTGTTTTACAAGCGTGATGCTGTTTTAAAGGCGGGTGGCTATAATGAGTTAGCCTACACTTTTGAAGATCATTTTTTGTGGGCAGCTATCCTTAAACACGAAAAGGCTTTTAACCTTAATCAACCGCTCATTAAGGTGAGGCTCAATGCCGAATCTATTACCATTGATGAAAAATGGCGTACAGGAAGATTCAGGCAGATTAAATACAATACCCTGCGCAAGGGGAGCATTACTGAAGCCGAAGGAAGGCAGTTGTCCGAGATCGGCATTAAACAGTTATCTCCACGCATCAAAAAAGGCGCCTATTATGCCCTGCTCGGCAAAAAATACCTGTGGAATAATTATCAGCCGGAAAAGGCGAGGAAAAACCTGCTCAAAACACTTTCGATAAGTCCGTTGCATCTCAAAAATTATTTTTTGCTGCTGATGTCATTTTTGCCCGAGCGTACGCTGATGAGTTTATATCAATTAGGTAAACGCAATTTCCGTTTAGCCGAAGCCGAGCTGCCAACCGCTGTTTTAAATCAAAACGAATTGAATTATGGCGGCTAA
- a CDS encoding oligosaccharide flippase family protein, giving the protein MFGSKAFIRFFSSGLQALALQVLGSIFFYVISVYLSKDSFGAISWMNALSIFVTTILGFGLEQVVIRRIAASQRSDWAAAAFLFHSLAAFFVTLGVLLLLSLILHDNIYQALPWFFIAQGLLFLGVPLKQFLNAKEKFTPYAIIAIISNSLRVCGAFYLITIQQLQVRSVVMVMIGTAGAELLALLIYVITKTDFSFKFQFRAYKKLLKEATAQYVSVIFDMSLSRMDWLLLGFMASKTVLADYSFAYRAYELSRLPMLIIAPVILPRLSRLMALKPSNQLQEQVNSFNTAELLLAMLLPLVLNILWTPVVGMITGGKYGAANATEFLILSLCIPLQFFINLLWSLSFSVKKYKAVSSVTVICATTNIALNLILIPLLNGSGSAVAFLITNILQAVLYYRLVNKNIMHISLRPFVILLPAALAGWFITASINIHFLFRLLLGIVFYLLIALISKQLSSRNIQNSKQFLAQ; this is encoded by the coding sequence TTGTTCGGGAGTAAAGCGTTCATCAGGTTTTTTTCGTCAGGTTTGCAGGCACTTGCCTTGCAGGTGCTTGGCAGTATTTTTTTTTACGTTATTTCTGTTTACCTGAGTAAAGACAGTTTTGGGGCCATTAGCTGGATGAATGCCTTATCGATATTTGTTACCACCATCCTGGGGTTTGGACTGGAGCAGGTAGTGATCAGGCGGATAGCAGCCTCACAGCGGTCGGATTGGGCGGCGGCGGCATTTTTGTTCCATTCGCTCGCTGCTTTTTTTGTAACCCTGGGCGTATTGTTATTATTAAGTTTAATATTGCACGACAATATTTACCAGGCGCTGCCATGGTTTTTTATAGCCCAGGGCCTGCTTTTCCTGGGTGTTCCGTTAAAGCAGTTTTTAAATGCAAAGGAAAAATTTACGCCTTATGCCATAATCGCCATCATAAGTAACAGCCTAAGGGTTTGTGGTGCGTTTTATCTCATTACTATACAGCAATTACAAGTTCGCTCTGTAGTAATGGTAATGATAGGCACGGCCGGGGCCGAATTGCTGGCCCTGCTCATTTATGTTATCACGAAAACAGATTTTAGTTTTAAATTTCAATTTCGGGCTTATAAAAAGTTGCTTAAAGAAGCCACGGCGCAGTATGTATCAGTAATATTTGACATGAGCCTGTCGCGGATGGATTGGCTGTTGCTGGGTTTTATGGCAAGCAAAACCGTGTTGGCCGATTATAGTTTCGCATACCGGGCTTATGAGCTTTCACGGTTGCCAATGCTTATTATAGCACCCGTTATTTTACCGCGCCTGTCAAGGCTGATGGCCTTAAAGCCATCTAACCAATTGCAGGAGCAGGTAAATTCCTTTAATACAGCCGAGTTATTGTTGGCTATGCTCTTACCTCTTGTCCTTAATATACTTTGGACACCTGTAGTAGGGATGATAACCGGCGGCAAATATGGCGCTGCCAATGCTACCGAGTTTTTGATCCTGTCGTTGTGTATTCCCTTGCAATTTTTTATAAACCTGCTTTGGTCGTTAAGTTTTAGCGTTAAAAAGTATAAGGCCGTATCATCTGTTACCGTAATCTGTGCTACAACAAATATTGCGCTTAACTTGATATTGATCCCGCTACTGAATGGTAGTGGTTCCGCTGTGGCATTTTTAATTACCAATATATTACAGGCGGTGCTCTATTACAGGTTGGTGAATAAAAATATCATGCATATCAGCTTGCGTCCATTTGTGATACTACTTCCTGCTGCTTTGGCCGGCTGGTTTATAACAGCTTCAATCAACATACATTTCTTGTTCAGGCTTTTATTGGGGATAGTTTTTTATCTGTTAATAGCTTTAATATCAAAACAATTGAGCAGTCGCAATATTCAAAACAGTAAACAGTTTTTGGCGCAATGA
- a CDS encoding glycosyltransferase family 4 protein, which yields MAAKKIKLFVDAHSFDKEFQGAQTFIRELYNHLLAHRPDIDIYLGAHDTDNIRRLFPLLPSQNILPYKNRGVNLLRFVFDIPAYIKKYRFDFAHFQYISPKKIAGCRYVVTMHDMLFNDFRKDFPILFSIPRNYLFGRSIKNADIKTTVSDYSKERICDYYHIPADEVHIIQNGVNNSLLQYQSSKKEAEDWVAEKFGIRNFILYTSRIEPRKNHLLLLQKYLKLKLYEQDIGLVFIGKASIKTLGLARLIKSLTPEQERFFRWVPQAEQADLAAFYRACRLFVYPSKAEGFGIPPLEAAICGAPVLCSAETAMKNFYFFAPYTFNPANHADFEQKLLLAAQQPPGDAFTSQVALHVEQQYHWQKSSTIFYNLLQANFHCHETKNSDLRNEGHPELLWRV from the coding sequence ATGGCGGCTAAAAAGATAAAACTGTTTGTTGATGCCCACTCCTTTGATAAAGAATTTCAAGGGGCGCAAACTTTTATACGCGAATTATACAACCACCTGCTGGCCCACCGCCCGGACATAGATATTTACCTGGGCGCCCATGATACTGATAATATCCGCAGGTTGTTCCCGCTGTTGCCGTCACAAAATATACTACCCTATAAAAACCGGGGAGTCAACCTCCTGCGCTTTGTTTTTGATATACCGGCCTATATCAAAAAATACAGGTTTGATTTCGCGCACTTTCAATACATCAGCCCTAAAAAAATAGCGGGCTGCAGGTACGTAGTAACCATGCATGATATGCTGTTTAACGATTTCAGAAAGGATTTCCCGATCCTGTTCAGCATACCGCGCAATTACCTTTTTGGCCGCAGCATTAAAAATGCAGATATCAAAACCACTGTATCAGACTATTCGAAAGAACGGATCTGTGATTATTACCACATTCCCGCTGACGAGGTGCATATTATCCAAAACGGGGTAAATAACTCATTGCTGCAATACCAGTCATCAAAAAAAGAGGCAGAAGATTGGGTAGCAGAAAAATTCGGCATAAGAAATTTCATCCTGTACACCAGCCGCATTGAACCCCGCAAAAACCACCTTTTGTTACTGCAAAAATATTTGAAACTGAAGCTGTACGAACAAGACATTGGCCTGGTGTTCATTGGTAAAGCATCCATAAAAACGCTCGGTTTAGCCAGGCTCATCAAGAGCCTTACGCCTGAGCAAGAGCGGTTTTTCAGGTGGGTACCGCAGGCAGAACAGGCCGATCTGGCGGCCTTCTACCGGGCCTGCAGGCTGTTTGTATATCCCTCAAAAGCCGAAGGCTTTGGGATCCCGCCGCTTGAAGCAGCCATTTGTGGTGCACCGGTATTATGCTCGGCAGAAACAGCTATGAAAAATTTCTACTTTTTTGCGCCATATACTTTTAACCCGGCCAATCATGCCGATTTTGAGCAAAAGCTATTACTTGCCGCACAGCAACCACCCGGCGATGCCTTCACCAGCCAGGTAGCGCTGCATGTTGAACAGCAATACCACTGGCAAAAAAGCAGCACCATATTTTACAACTTGTTACAAGCAAATTTTCATTGTCATGAAACTAAAAATAGCGATCTTAGGAACGAGGGGCATCCCGAACTACTATGGCGGGTTTGA
- a CDS encoding glycosyltransferase family 2 protein, with protein MVPVSVVIITKNEAALIEDCIKMASLITDDIVVIDNDSTDGTPLIASRYGCRVFQKSWSGYGANKNKGVAQARYNWILSIDADEVPDLELIKSLHDLTFDKPNVVYDIKFKSYFGKKLIRFGNWGHDHHLRLFNRSLVKWGETEVHETLLLPSDAEIKSIAGYLQHHSVTDIDDFKRKAILYAQLSAAKYYKAGKKATFIKLYFSPAFGFLRNYIIRLGFLDGAEGLAIARIIYKNTRLKYAYLKQYRELPQTQKTYRNELVIEQVN; from the coding sequence ATGGTACCGGTGTCTGTTGTAATCATTACTAAAAACGAAGCTGCCTTAATTGAAGATTGTATAAAAATGGCTTCTTTAATTACTGATGATATTGTTGTGATTGATAATGACAGCACCGATGGCACGCCACTTATTGCCTCCCGTTATGGCTGCAGGGTGTTTCAAAAAAGCTGGAGCGGATACGGCGCAAACAAAAATAAAGGGGTAGCTCAGGCCCGCTACAACTGGATCTTAAGTATTGATGCCGATGAGGTACCTGATTTGGAGCTTATTAAATCGCTCCATGATTTAACCTTTGACAAACCGAATGTGGTTTACGATATCAAATTCAAATCATACTTTGGCAAAAAGCTGATCCGTTTTGGTAATTGGGGACATGATCATCACTTGCGTTTGTTTAATCGATCATTGGTAAAATGGGGCGAAACCGAAGTACACGAAACCCTACTTTTGCCTTCCGACGCCGAAATCAAAAGCATAGCAGGGTATCTCCAACATCACTCTGTAACCGATATTGACGACTTTAAGCGTAAGGCTATTCTTTATGCGCAGCTAAGTGCAGCCAAATATTACAAAGCTGGTAAAAAGGCAACATTTATCAAGCTATATTTTTCACCTGCTTTTGGCTTTTTACGCAATTATATTATCAGGCTTGGTTTTTTAGATGGAGCCGAAGGACTGGCTATAGCGCGTATTATTTATAAAAACACACGCCTTAAATACGCTTACCTGAAACAATATAGAGAGTTGCCTCAAACGCAAAAAACCTATCGTAACGAGTTGGTTATAGAGCAGGTTAACTAA
- a CDS encoding DUF1972 domain-containing protein, which yields MKLKIAILGTRGIPNYYGGFEHISEYVSAGLVKKGHSVTVYNSHNHPYEADTWNGVNIVHCYDPEYLIGTAGQFAYDFNCLMDARKRKFDVVLLMGYTSSSVWGRLYPPNSVIITNMDGLEWKRSKYSKPVQQFLKYAEKLAVKHSQYYISDSRVIRSYLKDKYEVDSRYIPYGADLFSDQEREQFDKSEVLKEDYFLLMARMEPENNIETILEGFNNSSSKKSFMVLGDTSNRFGKFITHRFKNDDRIQFKGANFDNSVVRALQNNSYLYFHGHSVGGTNPSLLEAMASEALIAAHNNPFNKSVLNSDAFYFDNANEVRHLVENVQRKDTEREMVKNNLHKIQYQFNWEVVINDYEDFILECYQQQHGKVTKAR from the coding sequence ATGAAACTAAAAATAGCGATCTTAGGAACGAGGGGCATCCCGAACTACTATGGCGGGTTTGAGCATATTTCCGAATATGTATCGGCCGGTTTGGTAAAAAAAGGGCATTCAGTCACTGTTTATAACTCACACAACCACCCTTATGAAGCCGATACCTGGAACGGCGTTAACATTGTACATTGTTACGATCCGGAGTATCTGATAGGCACTGCCGGGCAGTTTGCCTATGATTTTAACTGCCTTATGGATGCCCGTAAACGTAAGTTTGATGTAGTACTGCTTATGGGCTACACCAGCAGCTCGGTTTGGGGCCGTCTTTACCCGCCCAACAGCGTTATCATTACCAATATGGATGGACTGGAGTGGAAACGCTCCAAGTACTCAAAGCCTGTACAACAATTTTTGAAGTACGCGGAAAAGCTGGCAGTGAAACATAGCCAGTATTATATTTCCGACTCAAGGGTGATCAGGTCATACCTTAAGGATAAGTACGAGGTTGACAGCCGGTATATCCCCTATGGCGCCGATCTGTTTTCAGACCAGGAACGTGAGCAGTTTGATAAAAGCGAGGTGCTCAAAGAAGATTATTTTTTGCTGATGGCCCGTATGGAGCCCGAAAACAACATCGAAACTATTTTAGAAGGCTTTAACAACAGTTCATCAAAAAAAAGCTTTATGGTTTTGGGCGATACCAGTAACCGCTTTGGCAAATTCATAACCCACAGGTTTAAAAACGATGACCGCATCCAGTTTAAGGGCGCCAATTTTGATAATTCGGTTGTGCGCGCGCTACAAAACAACAGCTACCTGTATTTCCACGGGCACAGCGTGGGAGGTACTAATCCGTCCCTGCTTGAAGCCATGGCCAGCGAAGCCTTGATTGCCGCCCATAATAACCCTTTCAATAAATCAGTACTCAATTCAGATGCTTTTTATTTTGATAATGCTAACGAAGTGCGCCATTTGGTTGAGAATGTACAGCGCAAGGATACCGAACGCGAAATGGTGAAAAATAACCTTCATAAGATCCAATACCAGTTTAACTGGGAGGTAGTGATCAACGATTACGAAGATTTTATACTGGAATGCTATCAGCAACAACATGGAAAAGTTACTAAGGCCCGATGA
- a CDS encoding glycosyltransferase family 4 protein, which translates to MNILYLCDEYPPGPHGGIGTYVRLIARQMVKLGHKVIVAGLYSRGYGGADQFEDEGVKVLRYRWGIDDKWFENQRSAGVRMLNRILLDTGITQRDIKRSLAAYQKKLEQIIADEQIGIIEMPDYNDYIRFCKSYVPFPALPVPVVVKLNGSITYFNAEAGIPVAPHVLKMEQDILNRAAAVSSASAYTAGKSAAYLSYNKPITVLYNGIDTNIAIGNSTPVDNKQLVFTGSLVQKKGIFKLAEAWNTVIKQIPDARLLILGKGPVNKVTAFLQKDAKSSVVFKGHVGRDELYACLSNSAVAVFPSYAEAFALAPLEAMACGTAVINSNRTSGPELVDDGVNGLLVDPDNIEQLASAIITLLNEPEKRLRLALAGNEKVKECFDIDIVARQTLQFYQQVLGK; encoded by the coding sequence ATGAACATATTATATCTGTGCGATGAATATCCTCCCGGACCACATGGCGGTATCGGAACCTATGTACGGCTCATTGCCCGGCAAATGGTAAAGCTGGGACATAAGGTAATTGTTGCCGGGTTGTATAGCCGCGGATATGGAGGCGCGGATCAATTTGAGGATGAAGGTGTCAAAGTTTTGAGATATCGCTGGGGTATTGATGATAAGTGGTTTGAAAATCAGCGGTCTGCCGGGGTACGGATGCTTAACAGGATATTACTGGATACAGGTATTACGCAACGGGATATAAAAAGAAGCCTTGCGGCTTATCAAAAAAAACTGGAACAGATCATAGCTGATGAGCAGATCGGTATTATTGAAATGCCCGATTATAATGACTATATCAGGTTTTGTAAATCATATGTGCCGTTTCCGGCATTACCTGTTCCTGTAGTTGTTAAATTGAATGGTTCCATTACTTACTTCAATGCTGAGGCCGGAATACCGGTTGCGCCGCATGTGTTGAAAATGGAGCAGGATATTTTAAACCGGGCAGCAGCCGTTAGCAGTGCAAGCGCCTATACTGCCGGTAAAAGCGCTGCTTATCTGTCGTACAACAAGCCAATCACAGTATTATATAATGGCATAGATACAAACATAGCCATTGGAAACAGTACGCCGGTTGATAACAAACAGTTGGTATTTACGGGGAGCCTTGTTCAAAAGAAAGGAATTTTTAAGTTAGCAGAGGCCTGGAATACAGTTATAAAACAGATTCCTGATGCCCGGTTGCTGATACTGGGTAAAGGCCCGGTAAATAAGGTAACTGCCTTTTTGCAGAAGGACGCAAAAAGCAGTGTTGTGTTTAAAGGGCATGTTGGGAGGGATGAACTTTATGCCTGTTTAAGTAATTCGGCAGTGGCGGTATTCCCATCATATGCAGAAGCTTTTGCACTTGCACCGTTAGAGGCCATGGCATGTGGAACGGCGGTGATCAATTCAAACCGTACATCCGGCCCCGAACTTGTTGATGATGGCGTTAACGGGTTGCTGGTAGATCCCGACAATATTGAGCAATTAGCATCGGCAATAATTACATTGCTCAATGAGCCTGAAAAACGCCTGCGACTTGCTTTAGCTGGCAACGAAAAAGTGAAAGAATGTTTTGATATCGATATCGTGGCGAGGCAAACGTTGCAGTTTTACCAACAGGTGCTGGGCAAATAG
- a CDS encoding O-antigen ligase family protein, which translates to MEKLLRPDDTLNNRISYYLLILLLLSLPFNLFYSHLFLIGLALHTIIQIRKTTIKPLLTRANFALAAVFFVTLLSIIYTSNKPQAFTELGRQVTILLIPLIFCFNPLDLKKYRHKFLLVFSLGCTITITYLFLQAISTIKYYHLPLNALASPAFTNHNFSEPLEIHATFFSMQIAIALVYLLYVLVRETVKTRKFFWLTCCGILAMGVLQLSSKSIFIALLLIINIALPLFILKGRNRFRFMAISAALFIVVMAGIYTRDTFKERYVTELKKDLSQSTDTELTDPRLARWSVAISVGAQSPVIGHGAGTEIGMLKDPFFDHRFYRSYLAGLNAHNQFISFFIKSGIAGLLIYLCVLVFGIRTALAKRDLLLMAFMVIITAVSFSENFLDVDKGIFFYGVFFSLLMFSASSETTGTRTKILCN; encoded by the coding sequence ATGGAAAAGTTACTAAGGCCCGATGATACGCTAAACAACAGGATAAGCTATTACCTGCTGATACTGTTATTGCTGAGCCTGCCCTTCAACCTGTTTTACAGCCACCTGTTTTTAATAGGCCTGGCCCTGCATACTATTATACAAATTCGCAAAACAACTATAAAGCCGCTATTAACAAGGGCTAACTTTGCTTTGGCTGCTGTTTTTTTTGTAACGCTTTTGAGCATTATTTACACATCCAATAAACCCCAGGCTTTTACAGAGTTAGGCAGGCAGGTTACTATTTTGCTTATCCCGCTAATTTTTTGTTTTAATCCGCTCGATTTAAAAAAATACCGGCATAAGTTTTTACTTGTATTTTCATTAGGCTGTACCATCACTATCACTTACCTTTTTTTACAGGCTATTTCTACCATAAAATATTATCATCTGCCTTTAAACGCATTAGCGTCCCCAGCATTCACAAACCACAATTTTTCGGAACCGCTGGAAATCCATGCTACATTTTTTTCCATGCAGATAGCTATAGCGCTGGTTTATCTGCTGTATGTTTTAGTGAGGGAAACAGTAAAGACCCGTAAATTTTTCTGGCTTACTTGCTGTGGCATTTTAGCAATGGGGGTTCTGCAGCTTAGTTCAAAATCGATATTTATAGCTTTGCTGCTTATTATAAATATCGCGCTGCCTTTGTTTATACTAAAAGGGCGAAACCGCTTCAGGTTTATGGCCATTAGCGCAGCATTATTTATAGTGGTGATGGCAGGCATTTATACCCGGGATACTTTTAAAGAACGTTATGTAACCGAGCTAAAAAAAGACCTGAGCCAATCAACCGACACCGAACTTACCGATCCGCGATTAGCGAGATGGAGCGTGGCCATTAGCGTGGGAGCACAATCGCCTGTTATAGGTCATGGCGCAGGCACTGAAATTGGAATGCTCAAAGACCCATTTTTTGATCACCGGTTTTACCGGTCGTACCTGGCCGGGTTAAATGCGCATAACCAGTTTATCAGCTTTTTTATTAAATCGGGCATTGCCGGTTTACTTATTTACCTGTGTGTACTGGTATTTGGTATCAGAACAGCCCTTGCAAAACGCGATTTATTGCTCATGGCTTTTATGGTTATTATAACCGCCGTTTCCTTTTCCGAAAACTTTTTAGATGTGGATAAAGGCATCTTTTTTTATGGCGTATTTTTCTCATTATTAATGTTTTCTGCAAGCTCAGAAACCACAGGGACCCGGACTAAAATATTGTGTAATTAG
- a CDS encoding RNA polymerase sigma factor, with amino-acid sequence MGEEELHQLINGCVKQDRKSQKMLYKAFYGFSMGICLRYAGNRDEAAEVMNQGFMKVFTHIDRFDTSRPFKAWIGRIMMNVSIDYYRANLKMAYTEDLEKAENVSEGDLTDKNLNYEDLLAMIQQLPQAYRTVFNLFAIDGYSHEEIGEMLNINPGTSKSNLHKARQKLKQMILKAEETANKTNYNRGMDFNPIVAYNGIDVRNTFFNNGIRG; translated from the coding sequence ATGGGCGAAGAAGAGTTACATCAACTGATCAATGGCTGCGTAAAGCAGGACAGAAAAAGTCAGAAAATGCTCTATAAGGCGTTTTATGGCTTTTCTATGGGCATTTGTCTCCGTTATGCAGGTAACCGTGATGAAGCTGCAGAAGTTATGAACCAGGGCTTTATGAAGGTGTTTACCCATATAGACAGGTTTGATACTTCAAGGCCGTTTAAAGCATGGATTGGCCGTATTATGATGAATGTTTCTATTGATTATTACCGGGCCAATTTAAAAATGGCTTATACCGAGGATTTGGAGAAGGCGGAAAATGTGAGCGAGGGAGACTTGACAGATAAAAATTTAAATTATGAAGATCTGCTGGCTATGATACAGCAGTTGCCACAGGCTTATCGTACTGTTTTTAACCTTTTTGCGATTGACGGATATTCGCATGAGGAGATAGGGGAAATGTTAAATATTAATCCGGGCACATCAAAGTCAAACCTGCACAAAGCACGTCAAAAACTAAAACAAATGATATTAAAAGCAGAGGAAACTGCTAATAAAACCAATTACAACAGGGGTATGGATTTTAACCCGATTGTGGCCTATAATGGCATCGATGTAAGGAACACTTTTTTTAATAATGGTATCAGGGGATGA